One window from the genome of Elephas maximus indicus isolate mEleMax1 chromosome 8, mEleMax1 primary haplotype, whole genome shotgun sequence encodes:
- the LOC126081680 gene encoding olfactory receptor 2A14-like: MGGNQTWISEITLLGFQVEPALEYSLFGLFSLFYVFTLLGNGTILGLICLDPRLHTPMYFFLSHLAFIDISYASNNVPKMLANLLSKKRTILFIPCITQVFLYLALAATECLILMVMSYDRYVAICHPLHYTVIMSWQVCITLAITTWALNFLLALVHVVLILRLPFCGPHKINHFFCEILSVLRLACADTRLNQVVIFATCVFVLVGPLCLVLVSYICILLAILRIQSGEGRRKAFSTCFSHLCVVGLFFGSAIVMYMAPKSHHPEEQQKVLSLFYSLFNPMLNPLIYSLRNTEVKGALWRALCKERPM; this comes from the coding sequence ATGGGTGGCAACCAGACATGGATCTCAGAGATTACCCTCCTGGGATTCCAGGTAGAACCAGCACTGGAATATTCCCTCTTTGGACTCTTCTCCCTGTTCTATGTCTTCACTCTTCTGGGGAATGGTACCATCTTGGGCCTCATCTGTCTGGACCCCAGACTGCATacccccatgtatttcttcctctcACACCTGGCCTTCATTGACATATCCTATGCCTCCAACAATGTCCCCAAGATGCTGGCAAACCTTCTGAGCAAGAAAAGAACCATCCTTTTTATCCCATGCATAACGCAGGTGTTTTTGTATTTGGCTTTGGCTGCCACAGAGTGCCTAATTTTGATGGTGATGTCCTACGATCggtatgtggccatctgccatcCCCTACATTACACTGTCATCATGAGCTGGCAGGTCTGCATCACCCTGGCTATTACCACCTGGGCACTTAACTTCCTCCTGGCTCTAGTTCATGTGGTTCTCATCCTGAGGTTGCCCTTCTGTGGGCCTCATAAGAtcaaccacttcttctgtgaaatcCTGTCTGTCCTGAGGCTGGCCTGTGCAGACACTAGACTCAACCAAGTGGTCATCTTTGCAACCTGTGTGTTTGTCTTAGTGGGGCCCCTCTGCCTGGTGCTGGTCTCCTACATCTGCATCCTCTTAGCCATCCTGAGGATCCAGTCTGGGGAGGGACGAagaaaggccttctccacctgcttcTCCCACCTCTGTGTGGTGGGGCTCTTCTTTGGCAGTGCCATTGTCATGTACATGGCTCCCAAATCCCACCACCCTGAGGAGCAACAGAAGGTCCTTTCCCTGTTTTATAGCCTTTTCAACCCTATGCTGAACCCCCTGATCTACAGCTTGAGGAACACAGAGGTGAAGGGCGCCCTGTGGAGAGCCCTGTGCAAGGAGAGGCCAATGTGA